One window of Verrucomicrobiia bacterium genomic DNA carries:
- a CDS encoding response regulator transcription factor, with protein MKKKNSIRLLVVDDHPAFRMGLIALIQSEPDLVVVGEAADGRDVVELYRQLQPDIVLMDLRLGPEFSGVEAIIALRKEFPACRVIVVTTYDTDEDIYRAIQSGAQSYLLKDMSKADVISTIRAVHAGEKPLPPNVARRLANRLKREELSPRELEVLQLIVKGRSNKEIAAALFISEDTVKSRLKSLFTKLDVQDRTEAAITAVRHGIVHLE; from the coding sequence GTGAAAAAGAAGAATTCAATCCGGCTCCTGGTTGTGGACGATCATCCTGCTTTCCGCATGGGCTTGATCGCGCTGATTCAAAGCGAACCTGATCTTGTTGTCGTGGGGGAGGCTGCGGATGGGCGCGACGTGGTGGAACTCTATCGCCAGCTGCAGCCGGACATTGTTTTGATGGATCTTCGACTTGGGCCCGAGTTCAGCGGCGTGGAGGCGATCATAGCCTTGCGCAAGGAATTTCCGGCGTGCCGGGTGATTGTTGTCACGACCTATGACACCGACGAGGACATCTACCGTGCGATCCAGTCGGGGGCGCAGTCGTATCTGCTCAAGGACATGTCGAAGGCCGATGTGATTTCAACGATTCGGGCGGTGCACGCGGGCGAGAAGCCGCTGCCGCCCAACGTGGCTCGGCGGCTCGCGAATCGATTGAAACGCGAGGAACTGAGTCCGCGCGAATTGGAAGTCCTGCAATTGATTGTCAAAGGTCGAAGCAACAAGGAAATCGCCGCGGCACTTTTCATTTCCGAGGATACTGTGAAGTCACGCCTCAAAAGCCTGTTCACGAAACTGGATGTGCAGGACCGAACGGAAGCTGCCATCACTGCAGTGCGCCACGGAATCGTGCACCTCGAGTAA
- the tgt gene encoding tRNA guanosine(34) transglycosylase Tgt, translating to MFELLKSDSETKARLGRLSTAHGVIETPVFMPVGTQASVKALDPRELLEMGTQVILGNTYHLNIRPGMDIIRAAGGLHRFMNWNLPILTDSGGFQVFSLSNIRKIQAHGVEFRSHLDGSLLFLGPKEAMGIQRDLGSDIAMVFDDCPPHTASAKELKAAVERTIRWAGECRQQERAAGQLVFGIVQGGADAAMREHCAKALIQLNFDGYAIGGVSVGEPEPEMLKAIEITEPHLPASKPRYAMGLGTPAQLVELVARGVDMFDCVLPTRVARNGTAFTHGGTISIKGGMHKTDFRPIEEGCECYACQHFTRAYLRHLLNVNEILGLRMLSVHNSHMYLKVMREVRRAIGDGTFADYRRQFVANYRPSQKVMLARAAAADR from the coding sequence ATGTTCGAGTTGTTGAAGTCGGATTCAGAAACGAAGGCACGATTGGGCCGCCTTAGCACCGCCCATGGCGTCATTGAGACGCCTGTCTTCATGCCCGTGGGTACGCAGGCGAGCGTGAAGGCGCTGGATCCGCGCGAGCTGCTCGAGATGGGCACGCAGGTCATCCTGGGCAACACCTATCACCTCAACATCCGGCCCGGCATGGACATCATCCGCGCCGCGGGCGGGCTGCATCGCTTCATGAACTGGAATCTGCCGATCCTCACGGACAGCGGCGGATTCCAGGTGTTCAGCCTCTCGAATATTCGCAAGATCCAGGCGCATGGCGTGGAATTTCGTTCACACCTCGATGGATCGCTGCTGTTTCTTGGCCCGAAGGAGGCGATGGGAATCCAGCGCGACCTGGGATCGGATATTGCAATGGTGTTTGACGACTGCCCCCCTCACACCGCGTCGGCGAAGGAATTGAAGGCAGCTGTTGAACGCACGATTCGATGGGCCGGTGAATGCCGGCAACAGGAGCGTGCTGCCGGCCAGCTGGTCTTTGGGATTGTACAGGGCGGGGCCGATGCCGCCATGCGGGAGCATTGCGCCAAGGCGTTGATTCAGCTGAATTTCGATGGGTATGCGATTGGCGGTGTGAGCGTGGGAGAACCTGAACCTGAAATGCTGAAGGCGATAGAGATCACGGAGCCGCACCTGCCAGCCAGCAAGCCCCGCTACGCGATGGGATTGGGTACGCCAGCGCAACTCGTGGAGCTGGTGGCGCGAGGCGTTGACATGTTCGACTGCGTCCTTCCCACGCGCGTGGCACGCAATGGAACGGCCTTTACGCACGGCGGCACGATCAGCATCAAGGGCGGCATGCACAAGACCGACTTCCGGCCGATCGAGGAAGGCTGCGAATGTTATGCGTGCCAGCACTTCACGCGCGCCTACCTGCGTCACCTTCTCAATGTGAACGAAATCCTCGGGCTGCGCATGTTGAGCGTTCACAACTCGCACATGTACCTGAAAGTCATGCGCGAAGTTCGGAGGGCGATTGGCGATGGAACGTTTGCCGACTATCGCCGCCAGTTCGTGGCGAACTACCGCCCGTCACAGAAGGTCATGCTGGCGCGCGCTGCCGCGGCTGACCGTTGA
- a CDS encoding GDSL-type esterase/lipase family protein, translating to MKLKRFFPAVTIIGFALALEAAEPSQPSTNATRVACIGDSITFGVGVKDLKADAYPAQLARMLGDRWEVKNYGVSGATMMNKGDRPYQQRAEYKAALASKPDVVVIALGTNDSKPQNFEKNPDDFLPSYRAMVNSFRETNPRIKVFVCLPVPAFPENGGIRDSVISGKIIPEIQRLAQEENLFVIDLHSALDAKSEHFPDKVHPNKEGARLIAKAVAAAVANDLTKGN from the coding sequence ATGAAACTGAAACGTTTTTTCCCTGCCGTCACTATCATTGGTTTTGCCCTCGCTCTTGAAGCAGCGGAACCTTCCCAGCCGAGCACCAACGCCACACGCGTTGCCTGCATCGGCGACAGCATCACGTTCGGCGTCGGCGTGAAGGACTTGAAAGCGGACGCCTACCCGGCGCAACTGGCGCGAATGCTGGGGGATCGGTGGGAGGTGAAGAATTACGGGGTCAGCGGAGCCACGATGATGAACAAGGGAGACCGTCCCTACCAGCAGCGCGCCGAGTACAAGGCTGCGCTGGCGTCGAAACCCGACGTCGTCGTCATTGCCCTGGGAACGAACGACAGCAAACCGCAGAACTTCGAAAAAAATCCTGACGATTTCCTGCCCAGCTACCGCGCCATGGTGAACAGCTTTCGCGAGACGAATCCTCGCATAAAGGTTTTTGTTTGCCTGCCGGTACCCGCCTTCCCGGAAAATGGAGGCATTCGAGACAGCGTCATCAGCGGGAAGATTATTCCTGAAATTCAGCGTCTCGCGCAGGAGGAGAATCTTTTCGTGATCGATTTGCATTCGGCTCTCGACGCGAAGAGCGAGCATTTTCCGGACAAGGTCCACCCGAACAAGGAGGGCGCGCGGCTGATTGCGAAGGCCGTTGCGGCAGCGGTGGCCAACGACCTGACCAAGGGAAACTAA
- a CDS encoding family 43 glycosylhydrolase has translation MTTLFLKIMPGALLVGVLALNSIAAPALIKPGEVWPDDRGQHVQAHGGGIIKLAGTYYWFGEDRGQTNARGKRFVACYASTNLANWTFRNQVMQQEDPENLGPGWVLERPKVFYNAKTKKFVMYMHLDDRRYQFARVGVAVCDTVDGDYQYVKSFRPLGCESRDIGQFIDDDGSAYLIFEDRPSKGFHIAALSEDYLDVEKEICFIKSPLEGGAVVNYNGLYYALGSALTGWNPNPNKYATAKSLAGPWSEFKDIAPPESNTYGSQSTMMLKVTGSKQTSVIFMGDMWRPRTQWDSRYLWMPLQIGDGELRLPEPKPWTLDIATGEAVIRE, from the coding sequence ATGACGACCCTGTTTTTAAAGATCATGCCGGGCGCGCTGCTTGTCGGAGTGCTGGCACTGAACTCGATTGCGGCTCCAGCACTGATCAAACCTGGGGAGGTATGGCCTGACGACCGTGGTCAGCATGTTCAGGCGCATGGCGGCGGCATCATCAAACTGGCCGGCACCTACTACTGGTTTGGCGAGGACCGCGGCCAGACGAACGCGCGCGGGAAACGTTTTGTCGCGTGTTATGCTTCGACCAACCTGGCGAACTGGACGTTCCGAAACCAGGTGATGCAGCAGGAGGATCCAGAGAACCTTGGCCCCGGCTGGGTGCTCGAAAGGCCAAAGGTTTTCTACAATGCAAAAACGAAGAAGTTCGTGATGTACATGCATCTTGACGATCGGCGTTACCAGTTTGCGCGGGTTGGCGTGGCGGTGTGCGATACAGTGGATGGCGATTATCAATACGTGAAAAGCTTTCGTCCGCTCGGATGCGAAAGCAGGGACATTGGCCAGTTCATTGATGATGACGGGTCCGCCTACCTGATCTTTGAGGATCGCCCGTCGAAGGGTTTTCACATCGCGGCGTTGTCGGAAGATTACCTCGATGTTGAAAAGGAGATTTGTTTTATCAAGTCACCGCTGGAAGGCGGAGCGGTTGTGAATTACAACGGGCTCTACTATGCGTTGGGCTCGGCGCTGACGGGGTGGAATCCCAATCCCAACAAGTATGCGACCGCCAAATCCCTTGCGGGCCCGTGGTCGGAATTCAAGGACATTGCTCCGCCCGAATCCAACACCTACGGCTCGCAGTCCACGATGATGTTGAAAGTGACAGGATCGAAGCAGACCTCGGTGATCTTCATGGGCGACATGTGGCGTCCGCGGACGCAGTGGGATTCGCGATATCTTTGGATGCCGCTTCAAATCGGAGACGGAGAATTACGGCTGCCTGAGCCGAAGCCGTGGACATTGGATATTGCAACAGGAGAAGCCGTGATTCGCGAGTAG
- a CDS encoding nodulation protein NfeD: MKVYSAILLAAQLLASVATVFGANIGLIEIKGAIGPATAGYISRAISVSESRGDVFLIVQLDTPGGLLDSTKDIIERFYSSRVPIVVFVAPSSANAGSAGTFITMAADVAAMAPHSSIGAAHPVSIGSGGNVEKTDDVMKQKLENFASSYIEGIAEKRGRNAEWARSAVRESASITAEKALELNVIDLIAADIPDLLKQLNGRAVRDAELNTTGSNVVKIPMQPRERFFQLMWRPEVMFVLLLVAIYGIIGEINNPGTLVPGIAGAIALILFLYMSTILPINIAGIALIVLAIILFVADVYTPSHGVLSVGGIVAFFLGALMLFNRSAPGFHLSLVYIIPATAVTALFFLFVVAAGLRAQRLPPRTGSEAMIGQVVPALDAIDARRGRVFIEGEYWTAVSEEPVEKDRLVEVVGIEGLKLKVRPKHGKKSA; encoded by the coding sequence ATGAAGGTTTACTCAGCCATATTGCTGGCGGCGCAGCTCCTTGCATCCGTGGCAACCGTGTTCGGAGCGAACATTGGGCTGATCGAAATCAAAGGCGCCATCGGCCCCGCCACTGCTGGTTATATCTCGCGCGCGATCTCCGTCTCCGAGTCTCGCGGCGACGTTTTTCTGATTGTTCAACTCGACACGCCAGGCGGACTGCTGGATTCCACCAAGGACATCATAGAGCGCTTCTACTCGTCACGGGTTCCAATTGTCGTCTTCGTGGCGCCGTCCAGCGCAAACGCTGGCAGCGCGGGCACTTTCATCACAATGGCCGCGGATGTCGCAGCTATGGCGCCGCACAGCAGCATTGGCGCAGCGCATCCCGTTTCGATCGGATCGGGCGGCAATGTCGAAAAGACCGACGATGTCATGAAGCAGAAGCTGGAAAATTTCGCGAGCAGCTACATCGAGGGCATCGCCGAAAAGCGGGGTCGCAACGCCGAGTGGGCCAGGTCCGCTGTCAGGGAAAGCGCCTCAATCACTGCTGAAAAGGCCCTTGAGTTGAATGTCATCGATTTGATCGCCGCCGATATTCCCGACCTGTTGAAGCAGCTGAACGGGCGTGCGGTTCGAGATGCGGAACTGAACACCACTGGTTCCAACGTGGTGAAAATTCCGATGCAGCCGCGCGAACGTTTCTTCCAGTTGATGTGGCGGCCTGAGGTGATGTTTGTCCTCCTGCTGGTTGCGATCTACGGGATCATTGGTGAGATCAACAATCCCGGCACGCTGGTTCCCGGAATCGCGGGGGCCATTGCGCTGATCCTGTTTCTCTACATGTCAACCATTCTGCCGATCAATATTGCGGGCATTGCGTTGATCGTGCTCGCGATCATTTTGTTTGTGGCGGATGTCTACACGCCCTCCCACGGGGTCTTGAGTGTCGGCGGAATTGTTGCGTTCTTCCTTGGGGCGCTGATGCTGTTCAATCGTTCGGCGCCGGGATTTCACTTGTCGCTCGTTTATATCATTCCAGCCACGGCTGTGACCGCCCTGTTCTTTCTGTTCGTGGTTGCAGCGGGCCTGCGCGCGCAGCGCTTGCCGCCGCGAACGGGGTCCGAAGCGATGATCGGCCAGGTCGTTCCGGCACTGGACGCGATAGATGCTCGCCGGGGACGTGTGTTCATTGAGGGCGAATACTGGACCGCCGTTTCGGAGGAACCTGTGGAAAAGGATCGTCTCGTGGAGGTGGTTGGGATCGAGGGATTGAAACTGAAAGTAAGACCAAAACACGGAAAGAAATCTGCATGA
- a CDS encoding slipin family protein → MVRILREYERGVVFRLGKLLGAKGPGLIFLIPVVDRMVKMDLRVVTIDVARQEVMTRDNVPVSVDAVVYFRVIDPTAAVIKVENYWKATSLISQTTLRSVLGQAELDELLSQREKINHTLQEIIDRQTDPWGIKVTSVEIKDVSLPETMKRAMAKQAEAERERRAKIVNAEGEFQAAEKMVQAASLISVEPIALQLRYLQTMREIANEHSTTTFIPLPIDLFSAFLNRNKDTRTPPNA, encoded by the coding sequence ATGGTTCGCATCCTGCGCGAATACGAGCGCGGGGTTGTTTTCCGCCTCGGCAAACTGCTGGGTGCCAAGGGGCCAGGTTTGATCTTTCTCATTCCGGTGGTGGATCGGATGGTCAAGATGGACCTGCGCGTTGTGACCATCGATGTCGCGCGGCAGGAGGTTATGACCCGCGATAACGTCCCGGTATCCGTCGACGCCGTCGTGTATTTCCGCGTCATCGATCCCACGGCCGCGGTCATCAAGGTGGAGAACTATTGGAAGGCGACGTCACTGATTTCACAAACAACGCTGCGCAGCGTCCTGGGACAGGCTGAGCTGGACGAACTTTTATCCCAGCGCGAGAAGATCAACCATACGTTGCAGGAGATCATTGATCGCCAGACCGACCCCTGGGGAATCAAGGTCACTTCCGTTGAGATCAAGGATGTGTCGCTGCCCGAAACGATGAAGCGCGCGATGGCCAAGCAGGCCGAAGCCGAGCGCGAGCGGCGGGCCAAGATCGTCAATGCCGAGGGTGAATTTCAGGCGGCCGAAAAGATGGTGCAGGCGGCATCGCTGATCAGCGTTGAGCCGATTGCCTTGCAGTTGCGTTACCTGCAGACGATGCGGGAGATTGCCAACGAACACAGCACAACCACGTTCATCCCTTTGCCGATTGATTTGTTCAGCGCCTTTCTCAACCGCAACAAAGATACGCGCACACCGCCCAACGCCTGA
- a CDS encoding tetratricopeptide repeat protein has product MNRRTWQSLDEMRKAAEEGDAQAQCYLGVCYHTGQGLPLDYVEAVKWYRKAADRNDPVAQCYLGVCYQSGLGVPQEFGQAAKWFREAAEQGDPAAQFNLGVLYETGQGVAQNYHEALKWYHAAAERGEPQAQFNLGVFYEQGHVVPQNFQEAVKWYRAAAEQEVAPAQCNLGLCYQTGRGVDKSPQDAVRWFIRAARQGDKTAQHNLGVHYAMVEAQSQAAAEEAAAQAAEEAQQ; this is encoded by the coding sequence ATGAACCGACGGACGTGGCAATCATTGGACGAGATGCGGAAAGCCGCAGAGGAGGGCGATGCGCAGGCGCAATGCTATCTGGGAGTGTGTTACCATACCGGCCAGGGACTGCCGCTCGATTACGTCGAAGCGGTCAAGTGGTATCGCAAGGCTGCCGACCGGAACGATCCCGTAGCGCAGTGTTATCTAGGCGTGTGTTATCAGAGCGGACTGGGCGTTCCGCAGGAATTCGGACAGGCCGCCAAGTGGTTTCGGGAAGCCGCGGAGCAGGGAGATCCCGCCGCGCAATTCAACCTCGGGGTTCTCTATGAGACGGGCCAGGGCGTAGCGCAGAATTATCACGAGGCTCTCAAATGGTATCACGCGGCAGCGGAACGCGGCGAACCGCAGGCACAGTTTAATCTGGGCGTGTTCTATGAACAGGGCCACGTCGTGCCGCAAAATTTCCAGGAAGCCGTCAAATGGTATCGCGCCGCCGCCGAGCAGGAAGTCGCGCCCGCGCAATGCAACCTCGGCCTGTGTTACCAGACAGGACGCGGCGTCGACAAAAGCCCGCAGGATGCCGTGCGATGGTTCATTCGCGCAGCACGACAGGGCGACAAAACCGCACAGCATAACCTCGGGGTGCATTACGCCATGGTGGAAGCCCAGTCCCAGGCTGCCGCAGAGGAAGCCGCCGCGCAGGCAGCGGAAGAGGCGCAGCAGTAG
- a CDS encoding c-type cytochrome, with protein sequence MKNKRMFILAVLGLPFAGLIMAAVSHKQVTSDRIARGQYLVVYGGCNDCHTPLQMTAQGPVPDMKRMLSGHPETLQLPPPELKEGPWFAKTAGMTAWAGPWGISYAPNLTPDVETGMGIWTEAMFISAMRTGRHMGSGREILPPMPWRNVGQLSDEDLKAVYAYLKSIPAIRNSVPRPSPPPGGAAFE encoded by the coding sequence ATGAAAAACAAACGCATGTTTATTTTGGCCGTCCTTGGACTGCCGTTTGCCGGGTTGATCATGGCTGCGGTGTCGCACAAACAGGTGACTTCCGATCGCATTGCGCGAGGACAGTATTTGGTTGTTTATGGAGGTTGCAACGATTGTCACACCCCGTTGCAGATGACTGCGCAAGGTCCAGTGCCCGACATGAAGCGCATGTTGTCGGGCCACCCCGAAACGCTCCAGTTGCCGCCGCCTGAGCTCAAGGAAGGACCCTGGTTTGCAAAGACCGCCGGGATGACCGCCTGGGCGGGACCGTGGGGAATCAGCTATGCGCCGAACCTGACGCCCGATGTGGAAACCGGCATGGGAATCTGGACCGAAGCCATGTTCATCAGTGCAATGCGGACCGGCCGGCACATGGGTTCGGGACGCGAAATTCTGCCCCCGATGCCGTGGCGCAATGTGGGACAATTGAGCGACGAGGATTTGAAGGCCGTGTATGCGTATCTCAAGAGCATACCCGCGATCCGCAACTCAGTCCCCCGTCCGAGTCCGCCTCCCGGTGGCGCCGCGTTTGAGTAG
- the ppk1 gene encoding polyphosphate kinase 1, with protein sequence MSAPTPTSPRYLNRELSWLEFNQRVLDQAQDRETPLLERLKFFCIASSNLDEFFEVRVAGVKQQIESDVVERSLDGRTATETFRAVVDRVRRMVSDLYACWRDELMPQLDKSGIRILHVSQLSERDLAWASTFYRSQVRPVLTPLAIDPAHPFPQLLNKSLNLIVRVELKKGTETLQQMAVVQIPRILPRLIELPRTDGTRAYAYLGQVIGHHLADLFPGTRIVGYWAFRVTRNSELYIDEEETANLLRAVENQLHNRRKGEAVRLEIEKGCPSEIEEELLSTLRLGRDDVYIIDGPLNPSRLMILYQGDHSPELRDPPFVPPVALPLRNTEDLFATIRKQDILLHHPYETFNSIVDLLQHAAEDSGVLAVKQTLYRTGGDPRIVGALERAVRNGKQVTAVVELRARFDEANNIQWARQLEENGVHVVYGLVGYKIHAKSCLIVRREGHEIRRYVHLATGNYNPSTAKLYTDLGLLTCREDIGEDVTNFFNLLTGISQFRPMERLIVAPFELHDRMLAMIAAETENARRGLPARIIAKLNSLADQAIIDALYTASQAGVEIDLIVRGVCCLRPGVKNLSENIRVRSVVDRFLEHSRVFYFENGCQPRVFLSSADWLPRNFLRRIELVFPIDDGVLRERVIREVLAITLADNTRARELTSKGTYVPPQRANGEKARRSQMEFTELAVSGPAKTRSAKHRFAVVKVARSPFNDANPASARVQKPARLLKRGATGRRTRTGD encoded by the coding sequence GTGAGCGCGCCAACACCAACATCGCCAAGATACTTGAACCGGGAACTGAGCTGGCTCGAGTTCAATCAACGGGTGCTCGACCAGGCACAGGATCGCGAAACGCCGTTGCTGGAGCGGCTGAAGTTCTTTTGCATCGCCAGCTCGAACCTGGACGAATTTTTCGAGGTGCGCGTTGCGGGCGTGAAGCAGCAAATCGAAAGCGACGTCGTGGAGCGAAGCCTCGACGGCCGCACTGCGACCGAGACCTTCCGCGCTGTCGTCGACCGTGTGCGCCGCATGGTGTCAGATCTGTATGCTTGCTGGCGGGACGAGCTGATGCCGCAGCTTGATAAAAGCGGCATACGAATCCTGCACGTATCGCAACTCAGTGAACGTGACCTCGCATGGGCTTCCACGTTCTACCGGTCGCAGGTCCGACCCGTGCTGACGCCGCTCGCCATTGATCCCGCCCACCCGTTTCCGCAGTTGCTGAACAAGTCGCTGAACCTGATTGTGCGGGTGGAACTGAAGAAAGGGACCGAAACGCTCCAGCAGATGGCTGTGGTTCAAATTCCGCGGATTCTTCCACGGTTGATCGAATTGCCCCGGACAGACGGCACCCGCGCCTATGCCTATCTTGGCCAGGTCATCGGCCATCACCTGGCCGATCTTTTTCCGGGGACGCGGATTGTTGGTTACTGGGCTTTTCGGGTCACTCGCAACAGCGAGTTGTATATTGATGAAGAAGAAACCGCGAATCTGCTGAGGGCCGTGGAGAACCAGTTGCACAACCGCCGAAAAGGCGAGGCGGTTCGACTGGAGATCGAGAAGGGATGCCCCAGCGAAATCGAAGAGGAGCTGCTATCAACCCTGAGGCTCGGGCGTGACGACGTTTACATCATCGACGGTCCGCTGAATCCAAGCCGCTTGATGATCCTTTACCAGGGCGATCATTCCCCGGAACTCCGCGACCCGCCGTTCGTTCCTCCAGTGGCACTGCCGCTGCGAAATACGGAAGATCTTTTCGCCACGATTCGCAAGCAGGACATCCTTCTGCATCATCCGTACGAGACCTTCAACAGCATCGTTGACCTCCTGCAGCACGCGGCGGAGGATTCGGGCGTCCTGGCTGTGAAACAGACGCTGTATCGGACCGGCGGCGATCCGCGCATTGTGGGCGCGCTTGAGCGCGCAGTGCGAAACGGCAAACAGGTGACCGCCGTTGTGGAGCTTCGCGCCCGCTTCGATGAAGCGAACAACATCCAGTGGGCAAGGCAGCTGGAGGAGAATGGCGTCCACGTCGTGTATGGCCTGGTGGGATACAAGATTCATGCAAAGAGCTGCCTCATCGTGCGCCGCGAAGGCCACGAAATCCGCCGTTACGTTCACCTTGCGACGGGGAACTATAATCCATCCACGGCAAAACTGTACACCGACCTGGGATTGCTTACGTGCCGGGAAGACATCGGCGAGGATGTCACCAACTTCTTCAATCTGCTTACGGGCATTTCGCAGTTTCGGCCGATGGAGAGGCTGATCGTGGCGCCGTTCGAACTGCACGATCGAATGCTGGCAATGATTGCGGCCGAAACCGAAAACGCGCGCCGCGGTCTGCCGGCCCGAATCATTGCGAAACTCAACTCACTCGCAGACCAGGCGATCATTGACGCGCTCTACACGGCCTCGCAGGCTGGCGTGGAGATCGATCTCATCGTGCGCGGCGTCTGCTGCCTTCGTCCCGGTGTCAAAAACCTGAGTGAAAACATTCGCGTCCGCAGCGTCGTTGACCGCTTTCTCGAACACAGCCGCGTGTTTTATTTCGAGAACGGATGCCAGCCGCGGGTATTTCTCAGCAGCGCGGACTGGCTTCCGCGAAATTTTCTCCGTCGCATCGAGCTCGTGTTTCCAATCGACGACGGCGTGCTGCGAGAGCGGGTCATTCGGGAAGTGCTTGCCATTACGCTGGCCGACAATACGCGTGCGCGCGAGCTCACATCGAAAGGCACTTACGTTCCGCCACAACGGGCAAATGGCGAAAAGGCGCGGCGAAGCCAGATGGAATTCACCGAGCTGGCCGTATCAGGACCGGCTAAAACGCGCTCTGCAAAACACAGGTTCGCAGTGGTGAAAGTCGCGAGGAGCCCCTTCAATGACGCGAACCCCGCTTCCGCCCGTGTGCAAAAGCCAGCGCGCCTACTCAAACGCGGCGCCACCGGGAGGCGGACTCGGACGGGGGACTGA
- a CDS encoding 30S ribosomal protein S1: MLTMEEALKQSNLRFAAGEIVKGTIIEVRPKEVMVDIGYKSEGVINGNEFDDVKACKVGDEVDVLIEKLEDKEGMVVLSREKAEFKKNWERILQICNEGGIIAGKVKAIVKGGLLVNIGVEAFLPASQIDITTPKNLQQYVGNTYDFKVVKINQERQNIVLSRRELIEQERMERRQKLLTEMTPGDIRKGTVKNITDFGAFIDLNGIDGLLHITDMSWGRIGHPSEVLKVGQDIDVVVLDINREKERVSLGLKQKMTNPWDNIETKYPIGAKVKGKVVNLVPYGAFVELEPGVEGLVHVTELSWTKRIAKPSDVLKQEQELEAVVLGINREEQKISLGIRQLESNPWDQAQQKYPPGTKVKGKIRNLTSYGAFIELEEGLDGMIHVSDISWTRKINHPSEVLKKGDEVEAVVLEVDKTNQRIAVGMKQLAIDPWEKIDQLYKVGDLVSGQVTKLASFGAFVGLQHDIDGLVHISQISEDRVDKIKNVLKVGQDVTARVIKIDKSDRRIGLSIKAANYSPEQLKAEQAVLDALKPGEDLVALQHAFDAADEALKTDDKE, from the coding sequence ATGCTCACAATGGAAGAAGCCCTGAAGCAAAGCAATTTGCGCTTTGCAGCAGGCGAAATCGTCAAAGGCACTATCATCGAAGTCCGCCCCAAGGAAGTCATGGTGGACATCGGATACAAAAGCGAAGGCGTCATCAACGGCAATGAATTCGATGACGTGAAAGCGTGCAAGGTCGGCGACGAAGTCGACGTCCTCATTGAAAAACTCGAGGATAAGGAAGGAATGGTCGTCCTCTCGCGCGAGAAGGCTGAGTTCAAGAAGAACTGGGAACGCATTCTCCAGATTTGTAACGAAGGCGGCATCATTGCCGGCAAGGTCAAGGCCATCGTCAAAGGCGGCTTGCTCGTCAATATTGGCGTCGAAGCCTTCCTCCCCGCTTCGCAGATCGATATCACCACGCCCAAGAATCTCCAGCAGTACGTCGGCAACACCTACGATTTCAAGGTCGTCAAGATCAACCAGGAACGCCAAAACATCGTCCTGTCACGCCGCGAACTGATCGAACAGGAACGCATGGAGCGCCGCCAGAAGCTCCTGACCGAAATGACCCCTGGCGACATCCGCAAAGGCACGGTCAAGAACATCACGGATTTCGGCGCCTTCATCGACCTCAACGGCATCGACGGCCTGCTGCATATCACCGATATGAGCTGGGGTCGCATTGGCCATCCGTCCGAGGTGCTGAAGGTCGGCCAGGACATCGACGTGGTCGTGCTCGATATCAACCGCGAAAAGGAACGCGTCAGCCTCGGCCTCAAGCAGAAGATGACCAATCCTTGGGACAACATCGAAACCAAGTACCCGATTGGCGCCAAGGTCAAAGGCAAGGTCGTCAATCTCGTTCCCTACGGCGCATTCGTCGAATTGGAACCCGGCGTCGAAGGCCTCGTGCACGTCACGGAACTTTCCTGGACCAAGCGAATCGCCAAGCCATCCGATGTCCTCAAGCAGGAACAGGAACTCGAAGCGGTCGTCCTCGGAATCAATCGCGAGGAACAGAAGATCTCCCTGGGCATCCGCCAGCTCGAGAGCAACCCATGGGATCAGGCACAGCAGAAATACCCGCCTGGAACCAAGGTCAAGGGCAAGATCCGCAATCTCACCAGCTACGGTGCATTCATCGAACTGGAAGAAGGCCTGGACGGCATGATCCACGTGTCCGACATCTCCTGGACGCGCAAGATCAATCATCCTTCCGAAGTGCTGAAGAAGGGCGACGAAGTCGAAGCCGTTGTGCTCGAAGTCGACAAGACGAACCAGCGCATCGCCGTCGGCATGAAGCAACTGGCAATTGATCCGTGGGAAAAGATCGACCAGCTCTACAAGGTCGGCGACCTCGTCAGCGGCCAGGTCACGAAACTCGCAAGCTTCGGCGCGTTTGTGGGATTGCAGCACGACATCGATGGGCTCGTGCACATCTCGCAGATCAGCGAAGACCGCGTGGACAAGATCAAGAACGTGCTCAAGGTCGGCCAGGATGTGACCGCCCGTGTCATCAAGATCGACAAGAGCGACCGGCGGATCGGTCTGTCAATCAAGGCTGCCAACTACTCGCCTGAACAGTTGAAGGCCGAGCAGGCAGTGCTCGACGCCTTGAAGCCCGGCGAAGATCTCGTCGCGCTCCAGCACGCGTTCGATGCAGCTGACGAAGCATTGAAGACCGACGACAAGGAATAA